From a single Sulfolobus sp. E5-1-F genomic region:
- a CDS encoding DUF711 family protein, with the protein MMIRAITIFVTNYSKINDYTEKLSKLNDNNIWSKRISLPPTPSDLSLSKLIELLPSKHNEIIFSLVNLQEKDKRVGEIKDILKTDSRIYAHVLVRTTDNLKDLAKLNISLEPEEASRFALLFNQDFLLTPYFPTSSANTIYDSFGISLLYVDEFKQGKINEAFSKADVIGRQLEKILGIKYLGIDASLSPWMESSVGEIIENRSRKMFDISNLSTIAEINREIFEGIWRNRVNPIGFSELMLPVAEDNLLRERVKEGSLTLKDLLLMSYVCVAGIDMVGIYSDLVTYENILKSIYYIQYTKRKPYGVRVIPTNGSPVLTKMFGEIPEVKIV; encoded by the coding sequence ATGATGATAAGAGCGATAACAATTTTCGTCACTAACTACTCAAAAATTAATGATTACACGGAGAAATTAAGCAAATTAAATGATAACAATATATGGAGCAAGAGGATCTCACTACCACCTACACCTAGTGATTTAAGCTTGAGTAAGCTAATAGAACTATTACCTTCAAAACATAATGAAATTATATTTAGTCTAGTCAATCTCCAGGAAAAGGATAAGAGAGTAGGAGAAATTAAAGATATTTTAAAAACTGATAGCAGAATTTACGCTCATGTATTAGTAAGAACAACAGATAATCTAAAAGATCTAGCAAAACTCAATATTAGTCTAGAGCCAGAGGAAGCGTCAAGGTTTGCCTTATTATTTAACCAAGATTTTCTATTAACCCCCTATTTTCCTACATCATCTGCAAATACTATTTATGATTCTTTTGGAATATCTTTATTATATGTTGATGAATTTAAACAAGGAAAGATAAATGAGGCCTTCTCAAAAGCAGACGTAATAGGGAGACAATTAGAGAAGATATTAGGTATAAAATACCTAGGAATTGATGCATCATTATCGCCATGGATGGAAAGTAGTGTAGGAGAAATTATAGAAAATAGAAGTAGAAAAATGTTTGATATCTCCAATTTGTCAACAATAGCCGAAATTAATAGGGAGATATTTGAGGGGATTTGGAGAAATAGAGTAAATCCCATAGGTTTTTCAGAATTAATGTTACCAGTTGCAGAGGATAATCTTCTAAGGGAGAGAGTTAAAGAAGGAAGCCTAACTTTAAAGGACTTGTTATTAATGAGTTATGTTTGTGTTGCAGGTATTGATATGGTTGGTATATATTCAGATTTAGTTACATATGAAAATATATTAAAATCCATTTACTATATTCAATATACAAAACGAAAACCCTACGGTGTAAGGGTGATACCAACTAATGGAAGCCCAGTATTAACCAAGATGTTTGGAGAAATACCCGAGGTAAAAATAGTATAG
- a CDS encoding phosphate signaling complex PhoU family protein yields the protein MEVRRVQKFGKSTLMVSLPAEWVKEVSLSPGESVYLEVDEDGSLKVYPPNLKAESKVKEMKISIQSDSVQGELVSRVIYSLYILGYDRIDLESKSGMFTEDILRKVKDTIRNLIGLEIVSQTTDTIQIQSFLDPTKYTMNNLINRLSNSIKQMLHYLDLGIKESSRTFLQEVIELEREVDRLYYLALRQLLLAQMNRSLAYMIGVKRIQIVGNRILIKAIEEAADEISEIALDLLSLHPSDLEEMKRLWNKINMYIEQTSSVIDHAVKVLAKEDTILINEVMEELRTLRRVLITEAIISEEMLKEVKSPSLIAVLRALNLRLYNAIRRMEPITEIAFNRSIENQKEIIITG from the coding sequence ATGGAAGTTAGGAGAGTTCAAAAGTTCGGTAAATCCACACTTATGGTTTCTTTACCTGCAGAGTGGGTTAAAGAAGTGTCACTGAGTCCAGGTGAAAGTGTATATCTAGAAGTTGATGAGGATGGTAGTCTAAAAGTATATCCCCCGAATCTAAAGGCAGAAAGTAAGGTAAAGGAGATGAAAATAAGTATACAAAGTGATAGTGTACAAGGTGAATTAGTAAGCAGAGTAATATACTCATTATACATTCTAGGCTATGATAGAATAGATCTTGAAAGTAAAAGTGGAATGTTTACTGAGGATATACTGAGGAAAGTTAAAGATACGATAAGGAACTTAATTGGATTAGAAATTGTATCGCAAACAACGGATACGATACAAATACAATCTTTCCTTGATCCTACAAAGTATACTATGAACAATTTGATTAATAGATTATCAAATTCAATAAAACAAATGCTTCACTACTTAGATCTTGGAATTAAAGAATCAAGTAGAACTTTCTTACAAGAAGTAATAGAATTAGAAAGGGAAGTAGATAGATTATATTATCTAGCTTTAAGACAATTACTATTAGCTCAAATGAATAGGAGCTTGGCCTATATGATAGGAGTTAAAAGAATACAGATAGTAGGAAACAGAATTTTAATAAAGGCAATAGAGGAAGCTGCAGATGAGATAAGTGAGATAGCGTTAGATCTGTTATCATTACATCCATCAGATCTTGAGGAAATGAAAAGACTATGGAATAAGATAAACATGTATATAGAGCAAACTTCTTCCGTAATAGACCATGCAGTAAAAGTTCTGGCAAAAGAGGATACCATATTAATAAATGAAGTAATGGAAGAATTAAGAACACTAAGAAGAGTGTTAATAACTGAAGCTATAATATCAGAGGAAATGCTAAAAGAGGTCAAATCTCCTAGCTTGATTGCCGTATTACGAGCACTTAACTTAAGGCTATATAATGCAATAAGAAGAATGGAGCCCATAACTGAAATAGCATTCAATAGAAGTATAGAAAATCAAAAAGAAATTATAATAACCGGCTAG
- a CDS encoding nicotinate phosphoribosyltransferase — MEFYIADFKQIKEGKVTDIYFERTLKTLEHLGVKEAKVRMEVHSYGLPKGYEWAVFTGLEEVLHLLEGVPVNVYAMPEGTLFKEIEPVMIIEGNYLDFGIYETAFLGILRHYSSISTKAARLKYLAMDKTLFFFGLRSLHPALAPMADRAAYIGGVDGVSGAMSKEYLGVDPSGTMPHALMLVVGDNVKAWKAFDEAMGPEVPRIALVDTFEDERTEALKAATLLGNKLYAVRLDTPSSRRGNFRKIIQEVRWTLKIHGYEHVKIFASGGIDEDDIINLRDIVDGFGVGTSIAFPPSVDFSADIVEKFVDGKWVPFTKRGKWPGAKQVYRCGKLNDIIILMDQNPPSSDCKPLLQKYIENGKIIKPLPSPKEIREYVINQLTELQRS; from the coding sequence ATGGAATTTTATATAGCCGATTTTAAGCAGATTAAGGAAGGTAAAGTCACTGATATTTATTTTGAAAGAACGTTAAAGACGCTAGAGCATCTCGGAGTTAAAGAAGCTAAAGTAAGGATGGAAGTGCATTCTTATGGGTTACCTAAAGGTTATGAATGGGCTGTTTTTACTGGTTTAGAAGAAGTACTTCATCTATTGGAAGGTGTACCAGTTAATGTTTACGCGATGCCAGAAGGTACTTTATTTAAAGAAATAGAGCCGGTAATGATAATAGAGGGCAATTATTTAGATTTTGGTATTTACGAGACTGCATTTCTAGGAATATTAAGGCACTATTCTAGTATATCTACTAAGGCGGCTAGACTTAAATATCTTGCAATGGATAAAACGCTATTTTTCTTTGGTTTAAGATCACTTCACCCTGCATTAGCTCCTATGGCAGATAGGGCAGCTTATATAGGCGGTGTGGACGGGGTTTCCGGTGCTATGAGCAAGGAATATCTAGGAGTTGACCCTTCAGGCACTATGCCTCACGCATTAATGCTTGTTGTAGGCGATAATGTGAAAGCTTGGAAGGCTTTTGATGAGGCCATGGGTCCTGAGGTTCCTAGAATAGCGTTAGTTGATACATTTGAGGATGAGAGAACTGAGGCCTTAAAGGCTGCTACTTTGCTCGGCAATAAATTGTATGCTGTAAGGTTAGATACGCCGTCAAGTAGAAGAGGCAATTTTAGAAAAATTATTCAAGAGGTTAGATGGACGTTAAAGATACACGGTTATGAGCACGTTAAGATATTTGCAAGTGGAGGAATAGATGAGGACGATATAATTAATCTTCGAGATATTGTTGATGGGTTTGGAGTTGGAACTAGTATAGCATTTCCTCCAAGTGTTGATTTCAGCGCTGATATAGTAGAAAAGTTTGTCGATGGTAAATGGGTTCCTTTCACAAAGAGAGGCAAATGGCCCGGAGCTAAGCAAGTGTATAGATGCGGGAAGTTAAATGATATTATTATCCTTATGGATCAAAATCCTCCTTCTTCAGATTGTAAGCCTTTGCTTCAAAAATATATTGAAAATGGGAAGATTATAAAGCCTTTACCTTCTCCAAAAGAAATAAGGGAATACGTGATTAATCAGTTGACTGAATTGCAACGTAGCTAG
- a CDS encoding 30S ribosomal protein S19e, producing MITAEMVPPDLLIKRLAIYLKENVKTVNPPEWALLAKTANFKERVPDNSEDWWYIRAASLLRKLYINSIIGIEKTRTIYGGRKRRGTRPEKFVKAPGHANRLIFQQLEKAGLVQKVKNKGRSLSPKGRSLLDKLALEIFKELAENNTSLKVYLE from the coding sequence ATGATAACAGCTGAAATGGTACCTCCGGACCTTTTAATAAAACGACTAGCAATATATCTTAAGGAGAATGTGAAGACTGTAAATCCACCAGAGTGGGCATTATTAGCTAAGACAGCTAACTTTAAGGAAAGAGTACCAGATAACTCAGAGGATTGGTGGTATATAAGAGCCGCATCATTATTAAGAAAACTTTACATTAACTCGATTATTGGAATAGAAAAAACAAGAACAATATATGGCGGACGCAAAAGAAGGGGAACTAGACCAGAAAAATTTGTAAAAGCACCTGGCCATGCAAATAGATTAATATTTCAACAATTAGAAAAAGCTGGACTAGTCCAAAAAGTAAAGAATAAGGGAAGATCTTTAAGTCCTAAGGGAAGGTCATTATTAGATAAATTAGCATTAGAAATCTTTAAAGAGCTGGCCGAGAATAATACTTCTTTGAAAGTATACTTAGAATAA
- a CDS encoding DNA-binding protein, producing the protein MSASNSYDDEELEELLRRKAAQEQKRLEEERKRKAELESQKEAILRVILTPEARQRLTNIKLVKPEFAESLENQLIALAQSGRIKVPITDEELKQILEQISQQNRRDFKIQIRERGWK; encoded by the coding sequence ATGTCAGCTTCCAATTCATATGATGATGAGGAATTAGAAGAATTATTAAGAAGAAAAGCGGCACAAGAGCAAAAAAGATTAGAAGAAGAGAGAAAGAGAAAAGCTGAACTAGAGTCACAAAAAGAAGCAATATTAAGAGTCATATTAACACCTGAGGCACGACAGAGACTAACAAATATAAAATTAGTTAAGCCTGAATTTGCTGAGTCCTTAGAAAATCAATTAATAGCACTAGCACAATCAGGGAGAATAAAAGTACCAATAACAGATGAGGAATTGAAGCAAATATTAGAACAGATTTCACAACAGAACAGACGTGATTTCAAAATACAAATAAGAGAGAGAGGATGGAAATGA
- a CDS encoding 50S ribosomal protein L39e — translation MSRNKPVAKKFRLAKALKANSPIPIWIVLKTRGRIRYNPLRRNWRRNDLKV, via the coding sequence ATGAGTAGAAACAAACCAGTAGCTAAGAAATTTAGATTAGCTAAAGCATTAAAAGCGAACTCCCCAATACCAATATGGATAGTGTTAAAGACCCGTGGAAGAATCAGATATAATCCCTTAAGAAGGAATTGGAGGAGAAACGATCTAAAGGTGTAA
- a CDS encoding 50S ribosomal protein L31e, translating into MKEKDNFEMVINLRKIKTGKRTKRSKRAVKFVRKIVARHFNADKVVIDPLLAKSISKNGNDKIVSKVRVVVSKIGEKIYLVRLAIKSR; encoded by the coding sequence ATGAAAGAGAAGGATAATTTTGAAATGGTAATTAATCTAAGAAAAATAAAAACTGGAAAAAGGACTAAAAGAAGTAAGAGAGCAGTGAAATTCGTAAGAAAAATTGTGGCAAGGCACTTTAACGCGGATAAGGTGGTAATAGATCCATTATTAGCTAAATCAATATCTAAGAACGGAAACGATAAGATAGTCAGTAAAGTTAGAGTAGTAGTCAGTAAGATAGGAGAAAAAATATATCTTGTAAGACTCGCTATAAAAAGTAGATGA
- a CDS encoding translation initiation factor IF-6 — protein sequence MNLQRLSIFGTDNIGVYIYTNNKYTIVPRGLDTETKENIAQILGTELIEAEISRSFLLGIFISGNDNGILLPKSTIDDEFRFLKENLKDCRVEILNSKVTALGNTILTNNKAALIYPEFNDIEEKMIKETLGVEEIRRGKIAQMITVGSVGVVTNKGGLVHVDTSEKELKELEKLFGVKIDIGTVNFGSVFIKSGLVANDKGTLVGASTTGPEILRIQKALGE from the coding sequence ATGAATCTGCAAAGGTTATCAATTTTTGGAACAGATAATATAGGAGTCTATATTTATACTAATAATAAATATACGATAGTACCAAGAGGATTAGACACTGAAACAAAAGAAAATATTGCCCAAATATTGGGAACAGAGTTAATAGAAGCGGAAATATCCAGAAGTTTTCTTTTAGGTATTTTTATAAGTGGTAATGATAATGGCATTCTTTTACCTAAATCCACAATTGATGATGAATTCAGATTTCTGAAGGAGAATCTCAAGGATTGCAGAGTTGAGATCCTTAATTCAAAAGTAACTGCGTTGGGAAACACAATACTCACAAACAATAAGGCAGCATTAATTTATCCAGAATTCAACGATATTGAAGAAAAAATGATAAAAGAGACCTTAGGCGTTGAAGAGATAAGACGTGGAAAAATAGCCCAAATGATAACCGTAGGTTCTGTAGGAGTCGTAACAAATAAAGGCGGACTAGTACACGTAGATACAAGTGAGAAAGAACTAAAAGAGTTAGAAAAATTATTCGGCGTAAAGATAGATATAGGTACAGTAAATTTTGGAAGTGTTTTCATCAAAAGTGGACTAGTTGCAAACGATAAAGGAACGTTAGTAGGAGCGTCAACGACGGGTCCAGAGATTTTAAGAATTCAAAAAGCATTAGGTGAATGA
- the rpl18a gene encoding 50S ribosomal protein L18Ae, which yields MSEIKFYLVKGSALFGESHYPERRKFVKIVRALNEKQAIEYIYSYFGSKNKIKRYNIKIEQISEIKEEEIPDRRIRELAKIDKIII from the coding sequence ATGAGTGAAATAAAGTTTTACCTTGTCAAAGGATCTGCCCTATTCGGAGAGTCCCACTATCCAGAAAGGAGAAAATTTGTAAAGATAGTTAGAGCATTGAATGAAAAACAAGCAATTGAGTACATTTATTCATATTTTGGTAGTAAAAATAAGATAAAACGATATAACATAAAGATAGAGCAAATAAGTGAAATAAAAGAAGAAGAAATTCCAGATAGAAGAATAAGAGAATTAGCTAAGATTGATAAAATTATAATATAA
- the pfdA gene encoding prefoldin subunit alpha: MSQGQGGITLDDLIAQAEYLKKYIDSLQRTQLELLESINSIDSAKQAIETIKSGSKEMLVFIDRKGYLLAKVGGIIGDKVTVHLGLSYYAEVDLDSAIKILDKRKDEMNKAAQNLNNELQKAASAYNQIVDILNQIQQAAARRQQGE, encoded by the coding sequence ATGAGTCAAGGGCAAGGAGGTATTACGTTAGACGATCTGATAGCGCAAGCAGAGTACTTAAAGAAGTATATAGATTCATTACAGAGAACTCAATTAGAATTACTAGAATCAATAAATTCAATAGATTCAGCAAAACAAGCCATAGAGACAATAAAGAGCGGAAGCAAAGAAATGTTAGTCTTCATAGATAGGAAAGGATATCTTTTAGCTAAAGTAGGGGGTATAATAGGGGATAAGGTAACTGTACATCTAGGTTTATCTTACTACGCGGAAGTAGATCTAGATTCAGCTATAAAAATTCTTGATAAGAGAAAGGATGAGATGAATAAAGCCGCACAAAATCTGAATAATGAACTTCAAAAAGCTGCTAGTGCATACAATCAGATAGTTGACATATTAAACCAAATACAGCAGGCTGCAGCTAGGAGACAACAAGGTGAATAA
- the ftsY gene encoding signal recognition particle-docking protein FtsY: MNNTQQQTSHNVTYQSPTSEVKEKDREEEKKSGGSIFDVFRYKEIKEKDIEDLIEELRYQLLESDVSFEVTEKILEDLKENLVGKKVKRSEDLEKIVKDSLKKSITEIITKNKPVNILEEIKKSPKPYIIIFFGINGVGKTTTIAKFAFMLKKNSLSCIISASDTFRAAAQEQLEIHARNLEIPLVKGKYGSDPASVAFDAIRAAKSRGIDVVLIDTAGRMHTDTDLVNELKRIVNITRPNLKILVLDSLGGNDALEQAKYFENNVGFDLVILTKVDADVKGGVILSLAYELNKPVGYLGVGQTYDDLIPFNAEWFIQRLFS, encoded by the coding sequence ATGAATAATACTCAACAGCAAACTAGTCATAACGTAACGTATCAATCACCAACTAGTGAAGTAAAGGAAAAGGATAGAGAAGAGGAAAAGAAGAGTGGCGGAAGTATCTTTGATGTTTTCAGATATAAGGAAATTAAAGAGAAGGATATTGAGGATCTAATAGAGGAATTAAGGTATCAGTTACTTGAAAGCGATGTTTCTTTTGAAGTTACTGAAAAAATTCTTGAAGACTTAAAAGAAAACTTAGTGGGTAAAAAGGTAAAGCGAAGCGAGGATCTTGAGAAAATAGTAAAAGATTCTTTAAAAAAATCCATCACTGAAATAATTACAAAGAACAAACCAGTAAATATACTAGAAGAAATAAAAAAATCGCCAAAACCTTATATAATAATTTTTTTCGGAATAAATGGAGTAGGTAAAACTACAACTATTGCCAAGTTTGCATTTATGCTTAAAAAAAATAGTTTATCGTGTATCATTTCGGCTTCAGATACGTTTAGAGCTGCCGCACAAGAACAATTAGAGATCCATGCAAGAAACCTGGAAATACCTTTAGTTAAAGGCAAATATGGGAGCGATCCTGCATCAGTTGCTTTTGACGCTATACGCGCGGCTAAAAGCAGAGGAATAGATGTCGTATTAATCGATACTGCAGGAAGAATGCACACAGATACTGATTTAGTAAATGAACTAAAGAGAATTGTTAACATTACCAGACCGAATCTGAAAATATTGGTTTTAGACTCTTTAGGTGGTAACGACGCGTTGGAACAAGCTAAATATTTCGAAAATAATGTTGGGTTTGATCTAGTAATACTAACTAAAGTTGATGCAGATGTAAAAGGTGGTGTAATATTATCGTTAGCATATGAATTGAATAAGCCCGTTGGATATTTAGGAGTGGGTCAAACTTATGATGATTTAATTCCGTTTAATGCCGAATGGTTCATTCAGAGATTATTCAGTTAA
- a CDS encoding protein translocase SEC61 complex subunit gamma, producing the protein MSSNKLINWFRRLREDWNRIITVARKPDRNFFSLNLKVTLLVLVVVGILAYIIQLALTLIGV; encoded by the coding sequence GTGAGTTCAAATAAGCTAATTAACTGGTTCAGAAGGCTAAGGGAGGATTGGAATAGAATAATTACAGTAGCTAGGAAACCCGATAGGAACTTTTTCTCACTTAACCTTAAGGTTACTTTATTAGTATTAGTCGTAGTAGGTATATTAGCTTACATAATTCAACTTGCACTTACATTAATTGGGGTGTAA
- a CDS encoding transcription elongation factor Spt5 produces the protein MEKPNMRNYYAVKVVGGQEINVALMLEERIKTNNIKGIYAIIVPPNLKGYIVLEAEGLHIVKPLIAGLRNARGLAQGLLPRDEILKIVSKKTIGPTVKPGDVVEVISGPFRGTQAQVIRVEEAKGEVVLNILESAFPLQVTVPLDQIKVSKR, from the coding sequence GTGGAAAAACCAAATATGAGAAATTATTACGCTGTAAAAGTTGTTGGAGGGCAAGAAATAAATGTAGCTTTGATGTTAGAAGAGAGAATAAAGACTAATAATATTAAAGGAATATATGCGATAATTGTCCCACCCAATTTAAAAGGGTATATAGTTCTAGAGGCAGAGGGTTTACATATAGTTAAACCATTAATTGCTGGTCTAAGAAATGCAAGAGGACTTGCACAAGGTTTACTACCTAGAGATGAGATACTAAAAATTGTATCTAAGAAAACAATAGGCCCAACGGTAAAACCTGGGGATGTAGTAGAAGTAATTTCTGGTCCTTTTAGGGGTACTCAGGCTCAAGTGATAAGAGTCGAAGAAGCCAAAGGAGAGGTAGTGTTAAATATTTTAGAATCAGCATTTCCATTACAGGTTACAGTTCCGTTAGATCAAATTAAGGTGTCTAAAAGGTGA
- a CDS encoding 50S ribosomal protein L11, with translation MPTKSIKIMVEGGNVKPGPPLAPTLSQLGLNVGEVVKKLNEATSSFKGMSVPVTIEVDSNTKKYEIKVGIPTTTALLLKEAGASEPSGDPAHKKIGNLSLEQVIKVAIMKKPGLTTKSLKAAVKSILGTAKSIGLSVENKDPKELVKEIEEGKYDDLLAKYENEWNEVKE, from the coding sequence ATGCCCACAAAATCAATAAAAATAATGGTAGAAGGAGGTAACGTTAAACCAGGTCCGCCATTAGCACCAACACTTTCGCAGTTAGGATTAAATGTAGGGGAAGTTGTCAAGAAATTAAATGAAGCTACCAGTAGTTTTAAAGGAATGTCAGTCCCAGTAACAATAGAGGTAGATAGTAATACTAAAAAATATGAGATAAAAGTTGGGATACCTACTACAACTGCATTACTATTAAAAGAAGCTGGAGCTAGTGAACCATCTGGAGATCCAGCACACAAAAAGATAGGTAATTTATCATTGGAACAAGTAATTAAAGTCGCAATTATGAAAAAACCCGGATTAACTACAAAATCATTAAAGGCCGCAGTTAAGAGTATACTAGGTACAGCTAAATCTATTGGACTATCTGTAGAAAATAAAGACCCTAAAGAACTAGTAAAGGAAATAGAAGAAGGTAAATATGATGATTTATTAGCAAAATATGAGAATGAATGGAATGAGGTGAAAGAGTAA
- a CDS encoding 50S ribosomal protein L1 — protein MPIVDRSNIEASLKLALSSENNPKRNFVQSVEIIVTFKEVDMKKGDLKLREIVVLPKPPEKSKKVLVVPTIQQLEYAKKAEPNIILTKEELQKLQGNKRAIKKLARQNDWFLIAPDSMTLIGRILGPALGPRGKFPTPLPNTADISEYIIRFKRSTLVKTKDQPQTQAFIGTENQQITDLAENALAVLNVIESKGYAQKIRNIYVKTTMGKVVKVELR, from the coding sequence ATGCCAATCGTTGATAGAAGTAATATTGAAGCTTCCCTCAAACTAGCATTATCTTCAGAAAACAACCCCAAGAGAAACTTCGTCCAAAGCGTAGAAATAATAGTAACATTTAAAGAAGTAGATATGAAAAAGGGTGACTTAAAGTTAAGAGAAATAGTGGTATTACCTAAACCACCAGAAAAATCAAAGAAAGTTTTAGTAGTTCCGACTATTCAGCAGTTAGAATACGCAAAAAAAGCCGAACCTAATATCATTTTAACTAAAGAAGAATTACAAAAACTTCAAGGAAATAAGAGGGCAATTAAAAAATTAGCTCGTCAAAATGATTGGTTTCTAATAGCTCCAGATTCAATGACTTTGATAGGTAGAATATTAGGCCCAGCTTTAGGTCCTAGAGGAAAATTTCCAACACCACTACCAAACACCGCAGATATATCAGAATATATAATAAGGTTTAAAAGATCAACCCTAGTTAAAACTAAAGATCAACCGCAGACACAAGCATTTATAGGCACTGAGAATCAACAAATTACAGATTTAGCTGAAAATGCTTTAGCAGTGTTAAACGTAATAGAATCTAAAGGATATGCCCAAAAGATAAGGAATATATATGTCAAAACTACTATGGGTAAGGTAGTAAAAGTAGAGTTAAGGTGA
- a CDS encoding 50S ribosomal protein L10, whose translation MKRLALALKQRKVASWKLEEVQELTELIKNSNTILIGSLEGFPADKLHEIRKKLRGKATIKVTKNTLFKIAAKNAGINIEKLEEYLTGPNVFIFTKDNPFLTSMFFENYKLRRYAMPGDKAEEEVVIPAGDTGMPAGPILSVFGKLKVQTKVQDGKVHVVKDTVIAKPGDVIPTEALPILQKLGIMPVYVKLKIKVAYHEGLIIPAENLKLDLESYKSNIAEAYRNAFTLAIEIAYPIPDVLKFTISKVFKNAIALASEIGYLTPESAQAVISKAVAKAYALATAISGKVDLGLQLPTVQQNQTQQPAAEEKKEEKKEEEKKGPSEEEIGSGLASLFG comes from the coding sequence GTGAAAAGATTGGCCCTAGCCTTAAAACAGAGAAAAGTCGCCAGTTGGAAGCTTGAAGAAGTCCAAGAATTAACCGAGCTTATTAAAAATAGTAATACTATACTGATTGGAAGTCTAGAAGGTTTTCCCGCAGATAAATTACACGAAATTAGGAAGAAATTAAGGGGAAAAGCTACAATAAAAGTAACTAAAAACACATTATTCAAGATTGCTGCTAAAAATGCTGGTATAAATATAGAAAAACTTGAAGAATATTTAACTGGTCCTAATGTATTTATATTTACTAAAGATAATCCATTCTTAACTAGCATGTTCTTTGAAAATTATAAACTAAGAAGGTATGCCATGCCAGGAGATAAGGCTGAAGAAGAGGTTGTAATTCCTGCTGGAGATACAGGGATGCCTGCAGGGCCAATATTAAGCGTATTTGGAAAGTTAAAGGTACAAACGAAAGTACAAGACGGTAAGGTACACGTAGTAAAAGATACTGTAATAGCAAAACCCGGTGATGTAATTCCGACAGAAGCTTTACCTATTTTACAGAAACTTGGAATAATGCCAGTGTACGTTAAATTAAAAATAAAAGTAGCATATCATGAAGGTTTAATAATTCCCGCAGAAAATCTAAAACTTGATTTAGAAAGTTATAAGAGTAATATAGCTGAAGCTTATAGGAACGCATTTACTCTCGCTATAGAGATAGCGTATCCAATTCCTGACGTATTAAAGTTTACAATAAGCAAAGTATTTAAGAATGCAATTGCGCTAGCATCTGAGATAGGATACCTCACGCCAGAATCAGCCCAGGCAGTAATATCTAAAGCTGTTGCTAAAGCATATGCATTAGCTACAGCAATTAGTGGAAAAGTAGATTTAGGATTACAATTACCTACAGTACAACAGAACCAAACCCAGCAACCTGCAGCAGAGGAGAAGAAAGAAGAAAAGAAAGAAGAAGAAAAGAAAGGACCAAGCGAAGAAGAAATTGGAAGTGGACTTGCATCCTTATTTGGATGA